In one Streptomyces venezuelae genomic region, the following are encoded:
- a CDS encoding fumarate reductase/succinate dehydrogenase flavoprotein subunit, whose amino-acid sequence MSAFAEYVTGEPVVDAKAPAGPIAERWDTRRFEAKLVNPANRRKHTVIVVGTGLAGGSAGATLAEQGYHVVQFCYQDSPRRAHSIAAQGGINAAKNYRNDGDSVHRLFYDTVKGGDFRARESNVHRLAQISVEIIDQCVAQGVPFAREYGGLLDTRSFGGVQVSRTFYARGQTGQQLLLGAYQALSRQIAAGNVELHPRTEMLDVIVVDGRARGIVARDLVTGKIETYFADAVVLASGGYGNVFYLSTNAMNSNATAVWRAHRRGAYFANPCFTQIHPTCIPRTGDHQSKLTLMSESLRNDGRIWVPRAKGDDRPANEIPEAERDYYLERIYPSFGNLVPRDIASRAAKNVCDEGRGVGPGGQGVYLDFADAIKRMGRKAVEAKYGNLFDMYARITDEDPYSTPMRIYPAVHYTMGGLWVDYDLQTTVPGLFAVGEANFSDHGANRLGASALMQGLADGYFVLPSTINDYLARNPHTDEVTSDHPVVREVLDETEDRLAKLLAVDGDRTPDSFHRELGEVMWEFCGMARTEAGLRKALERIPQIRQEFWRRIKVPGTGEEFNQSLEKANRIVDYLELAELMCLDALHRAESCGGHFREESQTPDGEAARVDEEFSYAAAWEFTDTGTAPVLHKEDLLFEYVHPTQRSYA is encoded by the coding sequence ATGAGTGCCTTTGCCGAGTATGTGACTGGTGAGCCGGTCGTGGATGCCAAGGCTCCTGCCGGGCCGATCGCCGAGCGGTGGGACACTCGCCGTTTCGAGGCGAAGCTGGTCAACCCGGCCAACCGGCGCAAGCACACGGTGATCGTGGTCGGCACCGGTCTGGCGGGCGGGTCGGCCGGGGCGACGCTGGCCGAACAGGGCTATCACGTGGTGCAGTTCTGCTATCAGGACTCCCCGCGCCGGGCGCACTCGATCGCCGCGCAGGGCGGCATCAACGCGGCGAAGAACTACCGCAACGACGGTGACTCGGTGCACCGGCTGTTCTACGACACCGTCAAGGGCGGCGACTTCCGCGCCCGGGAGTCCAACGTGCACCGCTTGGCGCAGATCTCCGTGGAGATCATCGATCAGTGCGTGGCGCAGGGTGTGCCCTTCGCCCGCGAGTACGGCGGCCTGCTCGACACCCGCTCCTTCGGCGGCGTCCAGGTGTCGCGGACGTTTTATGCCCGCGGGCAGACGGGCCAGCAGTTGCTGCTGGGGGCCTATCAGGCGCTGTCGCGGCAGATCGCGGCGGGGAATGTGGAGTTGCATCCGCGCACCGAGATGCTGGATGTGATCGTCGTTGACGGGCGGGCGCGCGGCATCGTGGCCCGGGATCTGGTCACGGGGAAGATCGAGACGTATTTCGCGGACGCGGTGGTGCTGGCCTCGGGCGGTTACGGCAACGTCTTCTACCTGTCGACCAACGCGATGAACTCCAACGCGACCGCGGTGTGGCGGGCGCACCGGCGCGGCGCGTACTTCGCCAATCCGTGCTTCACCCAGATCCACCCGACCTGCATTCCGCGTACCGGTGATCACCAGTCCAAGCTGACGCTGATGAGTGAGTCGCTGCGCAACGACGGCCGGATCTGGGTGCCCAGGGCCAAGGGTGATGACCGGCCGGCCAACGAGATCCCCGAGGCCGAGCGCGACTACTACCTGGAGCGCATCTACCCCTCCTTCGGCAACCTGGTGCCCCGTGACATCGCCTCGCGCGCGGCGAAGAACGTGTGCGACGAGGGCCGCGGGGTGGGCCCGGGCGGGCAGGGCGTCTACCTCGACTTCGCCGACGCGATCAAGCGGATGGGCCGCAAGGCGGTCGAGGCCAAGTACGGCAACCTCTTCGACATGTACGCGCGGATCACCGACGAGGACCCGTACAGCACGCCGATGCGGATCTATCCCGCCGTGCACTACACGATGGGCGGCCTGTGGGTGGATTACGACCTGCAGACCACCGTGCCGGGCCTGTTCGCGGTCGGCGAGGCCAACTTCTCCGACCACGGCGCCAACCGGCTCGGCGCGAGCGCGCTGATGCAGGGCCTGGCCGACGGCTACTTCGTGCTGCCCTCCACCATCAACGACTACCTCGCCCGCAACCCCCACACCGACGAGGTGACCTCCGATCACCCCGTGGTCCGCGAGGTGCTGGACGAGACCGAGGACCGGCTGGCCAAACTCCTGGCCGTGGACGGTGACCGTACTCCGGACTCCTTCCACCGGGAGCTGGGGGAGGTGATGTGGGAGTTCTGCGGGATGGCGCGCACCGAGGCGGGGCTGCGCAAGGCGCTGGAGCGGATCCCGCAGATCCGCCAGGAGTTCTGGCGGCGCATCAAGGTGCCCGGCACGGGTGAGGAGTTCAACCAGTCGCTGGAGAAGGCCAACCGCATCGTCGACTACCTCGAACTCGCCGAGCTGATGTGCCTGGACGCGCTGCACCGCGCCGAGTCCTGCGGCGGCCACTTCCGCGAGGAGTCCCAGACTCCCGACGGGGAGGCGGCCCGCGTGGACGAGGAGTTCTCCTACGCCGCGGCCTGGGAGTTCACCGACACCGGCACCGCCCCCGTCCTGCACAAGGAAGACCTCCTCTTCGAGTACGTCCACCCCACCCAGCGGAGCTACGCATGA
- a CDS encoding succinate dehydrogenase has protein sequence MALATRTDKRPSTPRTLWDSTIGKKTVMAVSGLIMLLYLFLHMIGNLKIFFGPAEINHYAHWLRTLGEPVMHYEWSLWLFRVVLVVSVVAHGVCAYQLSRRDIKARPTQYVHKRREASFATRTMRWGGIIIALFIVWHILDLTTGTVHPGDYEHLKPYQNVIDTFSTWYSNVVYIVAVVAVGFHVRHGLWSAAQTLGVGTATRDRVLKPLANGLALVLTVGFVSVPVGVMTGVVS, from the coding sequence ATGGCTCTGGCAACCCGGACGGACAAACGGCCGTCCACGCCCCGCACGCTCTGGGACTCCACCATCGGCAAGAAGACGGTGATGGCGGTCAGCGGCTTGATCATGCTGCTCTACCTGTTCCTGCACATGATCGGGAACCTGAAGATCTTCTTCGGCCCCGCGGAGATCAACCACTACGCGCACTGGCTCCGCACCCTCGGCGAGCCCGTCATGCACTACGAGTGGTCACTCTGGCTGTTCCGCGTCGTGCTCGTCGTCTCCGTGGTGGCGCACGGCGTCTGCGCGTACCAGTTGAGCCGCCGCGACATCAAGGCGCGCCCCACCCAGTACGTGCACAAGCGGCGCGAGGCGAGCTTCGCGACCCGCACCATGCGCTGGGGCGGCATCATCATCGCCCTCTTCATCGTCTGGCACATCCTCGACCTGACGACCGGCACCGTGCACCCCGGCGACTACGAGCACCTGAAGCCGTACCAGAACGTCATCGACACCTTCTCCACCTGGTACAGCAACGTCGTCTACATCGTCGCCGTGGTCGCCGTCGGCTTCCATGTGCGGCATGGACTCTGGAGCGCCGCGCAGACCCTGGGCGTCGGCACCGCGACCCGCGACCGCGTCCTCAAGCCCCTCGCCAATGGGCTCGCGTTGGTGCTGACGGTCGGTTTCGTTTCTGTTCCCGTGGGTGTCATGACCGGAGTGGTGAGCTAG
- a CDS encoding LysR family transcriptional regulator, translated as MQFQQLHYFVAVAETRHFTRAAEEVHVSQPSLSQQIRALEKELGAELFSRARGNITLTDAGEALLPLARRILADADTARIEVQELAQLRRGRIRLGATPSVCTGLLPDVLRAFHDRHPGIQLLIEEGGSHDLVRELARGALDLALVVLPLPSPSPALTTLELLREDLVVVSAPGSRSLGNTVRIADLQGERLVMFRHGYDLRELTVSACRAEGFEPEFAVEGGEMDAVLGFVRAGLGVAVVPRMVAERSGPDLRMTPLAKPSLHRTIALAHRSDVAPPRAARELQRMLLEH; from the coding sequence ATGCAGTTCCAGCAGCTCCACTACTTCGTGGCCGTCGCCGAGACCCGGCACTTCACGCGGGCCGCGGAGGAGGTCCACGTCTCCCAGCCCTCCCTCTCGCAGCAGATCCGGGCACTGGAGAAGGAACTGGGCGCCGAGCTCTTCAGCAGGGCGCGCGGCAACATCACGCTCACCGACGCGGGCGAGGCGCTGCTGCCCCTGGCACGCCGGATCCTCGCCGACGCGGACACGGCCCGCATCGAAGTGCAGGAACTGGCGCAGCTGCGGCGCGGCCGGATCAGGCTCGGCGCGACACCGAGCGTGTGCACGGGCCTGCTCCCCGACGTCCTGCGCGCCTTCCACGACCGCCACCCCGGCATCCAGCTCCTCATCGAGGAGGGCGGCTCGCACGACCTCGTCCGCGAACTGGCACGCGGCGCCCTGGACCTGGCGCTGGTCGTTCTCCCCCTCCCCTCCCCCTCACCGGCCCTGACCACCCTCGAACTGCTCCGCGAGGACCTGGTGGTGGTCTCCGCACCCGGCTCGCGCTCCCTCGGCAACACGGTCCGCATCGCCGACCTCCAGGGCGAACGCCTCGTGATGTTCCGGCACGGCTACGACCTGCGGGAACTCACCGTCTCCGCCTGCCGCGCCGAGGGCTTCGAGCCCGAGTTCGCGGTGGAGGGCGGCGAAATGGACGCGGTACTCGGCTTCGTCCGCGCGGGCCTCGGCGTGGCGGTGGTCCCCCGCATGGTCGCGGAACGCTCGGGCCCCGACCTCCGCATGACCCCCCTGGCCAAACCGAGCCTCCACCGCACCATCGCCCTGGCCCACCGCAGCGACGTGGCACCACCGCGGGCGGCCCGGGAACTCCAGCGGATGCTGCTGGAGCACTGA
- a CDS encoding VOC family protein: protein MIRWAYAFIDRPRDRFAEAAAFWATATGSRLSAPRGEAGEFVTLLPTDPADACVKAQAVAGPGGTHLDLAVDDIAVTAAEARALGAAPVHAEDGLEVLRSPAGLLFCLVPWSGETSRPAPLTAPDGAVSRLDQVCVDIPPESYEAEITFWATLTRWDSTPAARPEFHRVTPPPTLPLRLLLQRLDTPGPTGAHLDLACSNPNATRTRHEQLGATYVSRGPSWLVMRGPAGVAYCLTGRDPETGRLP from the coding sequence GTGATCCGCTGGGCGTACGCGTTCATCGACCGGCCGCGCGACCGCTTCGCCGAGGCGGCCGCCTTCTGGGCGACGGCCACGGGCTCGCGCCTCTCCGCACCCCGCGGCGAGGCCGGCGAGTTCGTCACACTGCTGCCCACGGACCCCGCCGACGCGTGCGTGAAGGCGCAGGCCGTGGCGGGTCCGGGCGGCACACACCTGGACCTCGCCGTCGACGACATCGCCGTCACCGCGGCCGAGGCGCGCGCCCTCGGCGCCGCCCCGGTCCACGCGGAGGACGGCCTCGAGGTGCTCCGCTCCCCGGCCGGCCTCCTCTTCTGCCTGGTCCCCTGGTCGGGCGAGACCTCACGCCCGGCACCGCTCACCGCCCCCGACGGCGCGGTGAGCCGCCTGGACCAGGTGTGCGTGGACATCCCCCCGGAGTCGTACGAAGCGGAGATCACCTTCTGGGCGACCCTCACGCGCTGGGACTCCACGCCGGCCGCCCGCCCCGAATTCCATCGCGTGACACCCCCACCGACCCTCCCGCTCCGCCTCCTCCTCCAACGCCTGGACACCCCGGGCCCCACCGGAGCCCACCTGGACCTGGCCTGCTCGAACCCGAACGCGACCCGCACCCGGCACGAACAACTCGGCGCCACGTACGTGTCACGCGGCCCCAGCTGGCTCGTCATGCGGGGCCCGGCGGGCGTCGCGTACTGCCTGACGGGCCGCGATCCGGAGACGGGCAGGCTGCCGTAA